A portion of the Gigantopelta aegis isolate Gae_Host chromosome 10, Gae_host_genome, whole genome shotgun sequence genome contains these proteins:
- the LOC121384449 gene encoding uncharacterized protein LOC121384449, translating to MIKFSSQSLPSIDFRKGESIVIYPSSKHPPTLDELRVSGVSTFWRSPYKNEIYTGITFNSHPGTNHRYITPKPLGQVKGILKNKSISKDSESDSSGDEIKKLRGILTKKMAEGALRKKSSKRVQFDDRLVRLHEIGRRHGYTSSGESVTSDDIDDFQPTVRHVALKDSKETGSYNDRVMPHVPKAQRLCHEELISSEVKLSGNLAANRCSSAPVLNNEKSSSKSLNNLEQWMKSPDNRQFQAESRLSQDSIVFVDADRQTVTDRQTAPDRPVPARPARSFTSPVLLSQRSTRKPLFHYQSSSRHDSTTSSSDTALKKHLVHSARSYPQSRVVPQAAGAQHFEIQEIRHRNSNYCNHDKTNQIIRWLKDVNITQAREGRCTVLLPGMNEHRDM from the coding sequence ATGATCAAATTCTCCAGCCAATCACTGCCTTCCATAGACTTCCGGAAGGGAGAGTCCATAGTGATCTACCCGAGCAGCAAACACCCGCCGACACTGGACGAGCTGAGGGTGTCCGGAGTGTCTACATTTTGGCGTTCTCCCTACAAGAATGAGATTTATACAGGGATTACTTTCAACTCCCATCCTGGAACCAATCACCGATACATCACTCCCAAACCTCTGGGACAGGTGAAAGGAATTCTGAAGAACAAGAGCATATCGAAAGACAGCGAGTCCGACAGTTCTGGGGACGAGATCAAGAAACTCAGAGGAATCCTCACCAAGAAAATGGCCGAAGGCGCACTGAGGAAAAAGTCGAGTAAACGGGTTCAGTTTGATGACAGGCTGGTCCGTCTGCACGAGATAGGCAGACGACACGGATACACGTCGTCTGGTGAGAGTGTTACCAGTGACGACATAGACGATTTCCAGCCAACCGTAAGACATGTCGCGTTGAAGGACTCCAAAGAGACTGGGTCTTACAACGACAGAGTCATGCCACATGTTCCGAAAGCGCAAAGACTGTGCCACGAGGAGCTGATATCGTCAGAGGTAAAACTATCGGGAAATCTTGCCGCCAACCGGTGTTCCAGTGCTCCTGTTCTGAACAATGAAAAGAGTTCCAGCAAGTCGTTAAACAATCTGGAACAATGGATGAAATCACCGGACAACAGGCAGTTCCAGGCTGAAAGCAGGTTGTCTCAAGATAGCATTGTGTTCGTtgatgcagacagacagacagttacagacagacagacagctccTGACAGACCAGTTCCTGCCAGACCAGCTCGGTCGTTCACATCACCAGTATTACTATCTCAGCGAAGCACTAGGAAGCCTCTCTTCCACTACCAGTCTTCTTCGCGACACGACTCGACGACATCGTCTTCCGACACGGCGTTGAAAAAACATTTAGTTCATTCGGCAAGGTCGTATCCGCAGTCTAGAGTCGTGCCACAGGCCGCGGGTGCGCAGCACTTTGAAATACAGGAAATACGTCACCGTAATTCAAACTACTGCAACCACGACAAGACCAATCAAATCATTCGCTGGCTGAAGGACGTGAACATCACGCAAGCGAGAGAGGGCAGGTGCACGGTTTTGCTTCCGGGAATGAACGAACACAGGGATATGTGA